One stretch of Thermoplasmata archaeon DNA includes these proteins:
- a CDS encoding enoyl-CoA hydratase/isomerase family protein → MSIRTELFEKYAIVHIEREDKLNAIDMEHLSNLYKTISAISKNKKIRTVIITGIGKSFCAGADLSAVRNFGLEEARSFSELGHKIMNLMERSSQLFISAINGYAFGGGLELAMATDLRIATKSAKLGQTEINVGVVTGWGGSIRLPKYVGLGKARELIFLGTVLTAEEAKSLGIVNMIVDDPIKESVNIANIMSRKNPDAVAAYKRLLNKSSSKTEIAEFAKLIPKPNTKEGISAFLEKRDPEFK, encoded by the coding sequence ATGAGCATACGTACAGAATTATTTGAAAAATATGCGATAGTGCACATAGAGAGGGAAGATAAACTAAACGCGATAGACATGGAGCATCTGAGTAATTTATACAAGACCATATCAGCAATAAGTAAAAATAAGAAGATTAGAACTGTAATAATTACAGGAATAGGTAAGAGTTTTTGTGCAGGAGCAGATCTTTCAGCAGTAAGAAACTTTGGCTTAGAAGAAGCTAGATCTTTTTCAGAATTAGGGCATAAGATTATGAACTTGATGGAACGATCCAGTCAGTTATTCATTTCAGCAATAAACGGTTATGCATTTGGAGGAGGTCTAGAATTGGCCATGGCTACAGATCTCAGGATAGCAACAAAATCTGCAAAGCTAGGGCAGACTGAGATCAATGTGGGTGTAGTAACCGGTTGGGGCGGAAGTATCAGATTGCCTAAATATGTTGGGTTAGGAAAGGCCAGAGAACTGATATTTCTAGGGACAGTATTGACAGCTGAAGAAGCTAAAAGCCTGGGCATTGTAAATATGATTGTTGACGATCCTATAAAAGAATCTGTTAATATAGCAAACATTATGTCCAGAAAGAACCCAGATGCAGTGGCTGCATATAAGAGACTGTTAAATAAAAGCTCTTCCAAGACAGAAATAGCAGAATTTGCGAAACTCATTCCCAAACCTAACACCAAAGAGGGAATAAGTGCTTTTTTAGAAAAGAGAGATCCTGAGTTCAAATGA